One Cellulosimicrobium protaetiae genomic region harbors:
- a CDS encoding NUDIX hydrolase: MPTAPRDPGEPPPRLPRHLQPGDGWVECECGRRHWGLFGAAGLLLGRRDGEGRLTDVVLQHRAPWSDQGGTWGVPGGAVGPDETPAQGALREAREEAGVEPGHVRVLGEHVLDHGPWRYTTVLAEVADGATFEPRATDAESVEVRWVPVDDVASLDLLPAFADAWPGLRATLDHGTTGA, from the coding sequence ATCCCCACCGCGCCGCGCGACCCCGGCGAGCCGCCCCCGCGGCTCCCCCGCCACCTCCAGCCCGGGGACGGCTGGGTCGAGTGCGAGTGCGGGCGCCGGCACTGGGGCCTGTTCGGTGCGGCGGGGCTCCTGCTCGGGCGGCGCGACGGCGAGGGGCGGCTGACCGACGTCGTGCTGCAGCACCGCGCCCCGTGGTCCGACCAGGGCGGGACGTGGGGCGTGCCGGGCGGCGCCGTCGGACCGGACGAGACGCCCGCGCAGGGCGCGCTCCGCGAGGCCCGGGAGGAGGCGGGCGTCGAGCCCGGGCACGTGCGCGTCCTCGGCGAGCACGTGCTCGACCACGGTCCGTGGCGGTACACGACCGTGCTGGCCGAGGTGGCCGACGGCGCGACGTTCGAGCCGCGCGCGACCGACGCGGAGAGCGTCGAGGTGCGCTGGGTGCCGGTCGACGACGTCGCGTCCCTGGACCTGCTGCCCGCGTTCGCAGACGCCTGGCCCGGCCTGCGCGCGACTCTCGACCACGGCACGACCGGGGCCTGA